In a single window of the Methanolobus psychrophilus R15 genome:
- a CDS encoding glycosyl transferase family protein has protein sequence MPNEEVCVLIPTLNEEATIGQLIQDFRSEGFDNILVIDGNSTDATRSIAEAEGARVIVQSGKGKGQAIQEAFILIESKYIVMIDGDGTYLASDVHAIMKPLLDGSADHVMGNRFADYEAGAFTKLNHFGNRMLNKLFGFAYGEWLDDILTGYRGYTHKAVKSFELREKGFEIESEMTIDSIKKDHRIKVVPISYLKRHYKADTKLHPVKDGARIARTIYKMARLHNPMFYFGIIGVAFMLAGFITGLFVVFQWVQGVTRIPLTILTAILLLAGFQMFFFGMLSDLTVSLHRENLRMLRKLSEDLRSLEDKKR, from the coding sequence TTGCCCAACGAAGAAGTGTGTGTTCTGATACCCACACTTAACGAGGAAGCCACTATCGGACAGCTGATACAGGATTTCAGGTCCGAGGGCTTCGACAATATCCTTGTAATTGACGGTAACAGCACTGATGCTACACGAAGCATAGCGGAGGCTGAGGGTGCCCGTGTGATTGTCCAGAGTGGTAAGGGCAAGGGCCAGGCTATCCAGGAAGCATTTATCCTTATCGAAAGCAAATATATTGTAATGATAGACGGCGACGGCACATATCTTGCAAGCGACGTGCATGCAATTATGAAACCTCTCCTGGACGGCAGTGCAGACCATGTCATGGGAAACAGGTTTGCAGATTACGAAGCAGGAGCTTTTACAAAGCTTAATCACTTTGGTAACCGGATGCTTAACAAGCTATTCGGCTTTGCATACGGGGAATGGCTTGATGATATTCTGACCGGTTACAGGGGTTATACCCATAAAGCTGTGAAGTCTTTTGAACTGAGGGAGAAGGGCTTTGAAATAGAGTCCGAGATGACCATTGACAGTATCAAGAAGGATCACAGGATAAAGGTCGTCCCGATCTCCTACCTGAAAAGGCATTATAAAGCTGATACCAAACTCCATCCGGTGAAAGATGGTGCGCGAATAGCCAGGACTATCTACAAGATGGCCAGACTGCATAATCCTATGTTCTACTTCGGTATCATAGGCGTGGCTTTTATGCTGGCTGGTTTTATTACGGGCCTGTTCGTCGTCTTTCAATGGGTGCAGGGTGTTACCCGCATACCTCTTACAATTCTTACCGCCATTCTTCTTCTTGCAGGTTTCCAGATGTTCTTTTTTGGAATGCTGAGCGATCTTACGGTATCCCTTCACCGGGAGAACCTGCGCATGCTCCGCAAATTATCAGAGGACTTAAGGTCTCTTGAAGACAAAAAGAGATAA
- a CDS encoding TATA box binding protein yields MSDYNIKIENVVASTKLAEEFDLTKIEAEFEGAEYNKQKFPGLVYRVSDPKAAFLVFTSGKVVCTGAKNVADVHTVIGNMAKKLNGIGIKTIEKPEITVQNIVASADLQAVLNLNAIAIGLGLENIEYEPEQFPGLVYRIEDPKVVVLIFSSGKLVVTGGKSPENCEQGVEVVRQQLDSMGLL; encoded by the coding sequence ATGTCAGATTATAATATCAAGATTGAGAATGTAGTAGCGTCTACAAAGCTTGCAGAAGAATTCGATCTCACTAAGATAGAGGCTGAATTCGAGGGTGCAGAGTATAACAAACAAAAGTTTCCCGGCCTCGTTTACAGGGTTTCTGATCCAAAGGCTGCATTCTTGGTGTTCACATCTGGGAAAGTGGTATGCACCGGCGCAAAAAATGTAGCTGATGTCCACACGGTCATAGGCAACATGGCCAAAAAGCTCAATGGAATAGGCATCAAGACTATCGAAAAACCAGAGATCACCGTCCAGAATATAGTTGCCTCCGCAGATCTGCAGGCTGTCCTGAACCTGAATGCGATTGCAATAGGGCTTGGTCTTGAGAACATCGAATATGAGCCAGAGCAGTTCCCGGGGCTTGTCTACCGCATTGAGGATCCTAAGGTAGTAGTGCTCATTTTCAGCTCAGGTAAACTGGTTGTCACCGGCGGCAAATCCCCTGAGAATTGTGAGCAGGGTGTTGAGGTCGTAAGGCAGCAGCTTGACAGTATGGGCCTCCTCTAA